A part of Bufo gargarizans isolate SCDJY-AF-19 unplaced genomic scaffold, ASM1485885v1 original_scaffold_1571_pilon, whole genome shotgun sequence genomic DNA contains:
- the LOC122923399 gene encoding uncharacterized protein LOC122923399: MSSNPSALFSLNYAPLLKDISSSIDTLENPTISWFGRKNLLMSLILPPLTYLQQGSPIPVPKTYYDSLRKLFRTFIWKGKKPRLSFELLSRPKYYGGIALPDPETYGRAILLSRIIEWLRPSSTKPWVTIEQELINTPFRSLLLGNNNTCNLPPSPYPIIQATLKAWRWLPSSHCAIPFPSPLLSIKDILGIALPAVIESTPRELRESSTPILSFFDPNGSVLQLKELQKILNATYPHLSPPSYLHTFISQHISLGDLYRPLLWSEALVSNFTNFQRLNTPTIPTKPAFIRHWEKDLGQEFPITNLPNLLSSPHTSSRCVRIQENGYKILARW, from the exons ATGAGCTCCAACCCTTCAGCACTATTTTCACTCAACTACGCTCCACTATTAAAGGACATTTCCTCTAGCATTGATACACTGGAAAATCCGACCATATCTTGGTTCGGCCGCAAGAATCTACTTATGTCCTTGATACTCCCCCCCCTAACATATTTACAGCAAGGATCACCCATCCCAGTTCCCAAAACCTACTATGACTCTTTGAGGAAATTGTTTCGTACATTTATCTGGAAAGGAAAGAAACCTAGATTATCTTTCGAGCTCCTATCACGTCCCAAGTATTATGGAG gtaTCGCCCTCCCCGATCCAGAGACATATGGAAGGGCGATTCTTTTATCCAGAATAATAGAGTGGCTCAGACCTAGTAGTACCAAACCATGGGTAACAATAGAACAGGAGCTAATAAATACACCTTTCAGATCTCTCTTACTAGGCAATAACAACACATGCAACCTACCTCCCTCGCCATATCCAATTATTCAGGCCACTCTGAAAGCGTGGAGATGGCTTCCATCATCTCACTGCGCGATACCCTTCCCATcccccctcctctctataaaGGATATTTTGGGAATTGCCTTACCTGCAGTAATTGAAAGTACTCCACGAGAATTGAGGGAGTCATCTACTCCAATCCTCTCCTTCTTTGACCCTAATGGATCAGTACTTCAGCTTAAGGAGTTACAAAAAATTCTGAACGCCACCTATCCTCACCTATCCCCCCCATCATACTTACATACCTTCATCTCTCAGCACATATCGTTAGGGGACCTTTACCGCCCTCTGCTATGGTCTGAAGCACTCGTTTcc AATTTCACAAATTTTCAAAGACTAAACACCCCTACTATACCAACTAAACCTGCCTTCATACGACattgggaaaaagatctaggacaaGAGTTCCCGATCACAAATTTGCCAAACCTATTATCTTCCCCACATACCTCCTCTAGATGTGTCCGCATACAGGAGAATGGATATAAGATCCTAGCAAGATGGTAG